A window of Microbacterium sp. BK668 genomic DNA:
AGATGGCGCAGCGGCACGGCGACGCCCTCGACGCCGCGCTGCGCAGGCCCTGAGATCGCGGAACCGCGCCTAGCGACGTCGAGTCGCCGCATACCGCGGCATATCGTCTCCGGGCCGGCCGCTGAGCACCGCCACGTAGACTGGAAGCCATGCCCGACACGATGACGCTCGACTCGGTGTCCGTGCTGCTCGTGTGGACCGCGATCGCCGTCTACGCGCTCGCGTTCATCGCCTACGCGGTCGATCTGGCGCGCCGCGGCGCGCAGGCGGCGGAGGCGAAGGATGCCGCGTACGGCCGTGAGCGCGAACTCGTCGTGGCGGGGTCGCAGGCCGCGGCCGCGGAGGTGCAGGATGCGGCATCCGGCGTCTCGAAAGACGCAGCCGCGGCGCGCCTGAAAGCCCAGCGCGACGCAGCCGAGAGGGCTCTGGAGGCCCGCCCGGGCCACCGCCAGCGCCTGCTCTGGGCGCGGGTCGGAACCTCGCTGACCGTGCTGGCGTTCCTCTTCCACCTCGGTGGCACGATCACGCGGGGCATCGCCGCCGCGCGCGTCCCGTGGTCGAACATGTACGAGTTCGCCCTGACCGGGACGCTCCTCATCGTCGCGGTCTACCTCGTCGCTCTTCTTCGCTACGACCTGCGCTTCCTCGGCGCGCTCATCACCGGCATGGTGGTTCTGCTGCTGGGCGGTGCGACCCTGTCGTTCTACGTCGAGGTCGTGCCTCTCGCCGATCCGCTGAAGTCGATCTGGCTCGTCATCCACGTCTTCGTCGCGTCCCTGGCGACGGCCCTGTTCGCGCTGGCCTTCGGCCTCTCGGTGCTCCAGCTGCTGCAGGCCCGACGCGAGCGCATGGAGCTCTCGGGCGACGGTTCGCCCGACGGCAGGCAGCGACTGCGGTTCCTCGGCACCCTGCCCGGGTCGGATGCCCTCGAGTCGCTCGCCTACCGCTTCGCGATCCTCGGCTTCATCTTCTGGACCTTCACGCTCATCGCGGGGTCGATCTGGGCGAACGACGCGTGGGGTCGGTACTGGGGCTTCGACACGAAGGAAGTGTGGACCTTCGTCATCTGGGTGCTGTACGCGGGCTACATCCACGCCCGGGCGACCCGCGGCTGGCGCGGCAGCCGATCGGCCTGGCTGTCGATCATCGGCTTCTCGGCCGTCATGTTCAACTTCACGATCGTCAACATGTTCTTCAAGGGCCTGCACGTCTACAGCGGCCTCAGCTGACCTCCTGAGAACCCGCACGGCGACTGGCGGTATGCGGTTGCCCGAGCGTGCATTCCGACAGCGGTATGCGTCCCCCGCGCCGGCACATTCGGCTGCACGCAGCCGCATCGGCCTTGACGGCGACGACATCACGGGTCTAGCTTCTCGTTTCGGATGGTCCGAATCCCGGCGACGGGAAACGGAACGTTCGCACTGTTGGGGAAACGCCGGGGTTCGGGGGAGCCACCGAGTTTGGTGTGAACACTGGCCTGATGTCCGTTACGGGGACAGGCACAGGGATGACTGGGGACGACGCTAGGGGGCGGTCTGCGCGCGCGATTTTCCGCGCGCTGGCCTTCACGACGTCGCTCGCGCTCGGAATCAGCCTTTCGGCACCGGGGGCGACGCGGGACATGACCGTTCCCACGGCTGCGCCCGCGCAGGCCGCCGTCGCTCCCGCCGGTCCGGCCGCCACCCCCGTCTCGGTCGAGGGGGCGCCGCGCGTCCGCGGAGCCGATGCGATCGTCGGAGCGCCCGCGATGCTCGACGTGCGGCCGTTCGACGCGACGACCGATCCCGCAGCCGAGCCCACGGCGACCGAAGAGCCCGCGCCGCCGGTGGAAGCACCTCCGGCACCGGAACCCGAGCCCGCGCCGGAACCCGCACCGGCTCCGGAGCCCGCTCCCGCGCCGCAACCCGAGCCGGCACCCGCGGAGCCTGCTCCCGGCCCCGCCCCGGTCGCGCCCGCTCCCGCGCCGGGTCCGGTCGAGTCCGCGCCGGAGCCGGCCGCGCCTGCCGCGGAAGCTCCCGTCGCACCGGCGAACGTCGCGCCCGCGCCCTGGTTCATCTCGATGAGCGGGACGAGCGGGACGCTCGCGTTCAACGGCGACGGCACGGTGACCTTCGGCGGACAGACCCGCTCGCTCGCCGAGATCTCGGAGATCCGCGTCGTCGGCACCTCCGGAGACGACACCTTCACGATCGACTTCCAGGGCACCGACCCCGGCATCGTCATCGGCTTCGACGGCGCTGCCGGCTTCGACACCCTCGTCACGCGAAACGGCGCCGGCTTCGTCTCCAACCCGGTGAACGCGTCATCGGGCACGATGCTCTTCGGCGGCACGACCGTCGTCTACACGAACATCGAGCCGATCACGAACACGGGGGGCGGCGGCAGCGTCACGTTCAACCTCGGCGACGGCGACGACGATGACGCCGTCCTCGACGTCGATCCGGTCAACTCGCTGCTCCTGCGGCTGCGGAGCCTCAACGCCAAGTTCGAGACGACGAGCTTCGCCGCTCCCACCGCCGCCGGCCAGACGCTGAGCATCTCCGGCGGCGGCGGCTACGACCGGCTCACGATCCAGGGCACCATCAACCTCGGCATCGCGGCCTTCCTCGCCGCCTTCGAGCGGATCCTCGTCGACGGTGCGACCATCGAGGCGGGGTCGGTCACCCTGGCGGCGGCGGCGTCGAACACCGACGGCATCCCGCTCAACGTCGCCGACTGCACGGACTTCGACGACTTCAGCATCCTCGGGTGCCTCGACCACGACGCGACCGCAGAGGTCATCGTGGACGGCGGCACGATCACCGCGGACGACATCGTCTTCACGGCGACCTCGTCGGTGATCCCGGATGCCTCGGCGGCGACGGCCTACGCC
This region includes:
- the ccsB gene encoding c-type cytochrome biogenesis protein CcsB; this translates as MPDTMTLDSVSVLLVWTAIAVYALAFIAYAVDLARRGAQAAEAKDAAYGRERELVVAGSQAAAAEVQDAASGVSKDAAAARLKAQRDAAERALEARPGHRQRLLWARVGTSLTVLAFLFHLGGTITRGIAAARVPWSNMYEFALTGTLLIVAVYLVALLRYDLRFLGALITGMVVLLLGGATLSFYVEVVPLADPLKSIWLVIHVFVASLATALFALAFGLSVLQLLQARRERMELSGDGSPDGRQRLRFLGTLPGSDALESLAYRFAILGFIFWTFTLIAGSIWANDAWGRYWGFDTKEVWTFVIWVLYAGYIHARATRGWRGSRSAWLSIIGFSAVMFNFTIVNMFFKGLHVYSGLS